A stretch of Lathyrus oleraceus cultivar Zhongwan6 chromosome 6, CAAS_Psat_ZW6_1.0, whole genome shotgun sequence DNA encodes these proteins:
- the LOC127098370 gene encoding probable protein phosphatase 2C 49, whose protein sequence is MVAEAEVVCQQSVGVLDVKYFLNKGSNIHEIGDADAITPSNFDRVRASESVSAELLTTKEDVKTADIISEAAVLQFVPCIRSGSFSDIGPRRYMEDEHIRIDDLTSHLGSLYKFPKPSAFYGVFDGHGGPEAAAYIRKNVIKFFFEDVNFPQTSEVDNIFLQEVENSLRKAFLLADSAMADDCSVNTSSGTTALTAMIFGRLLMVANAGDCRAVLSRKGEAIDMSQDHRPIYPIERRRVEELGGYVEDGYLNGVLSVTRALGDWDMKLPRGVPSPLIAEPEFRQMVLTDDDEFLIIGCDGIWDVMSSQHAVSLVRKGLRRHDDPDKCARDLVMEALRLNTFDNLTVIIICLSSIDHGESEPSPPPQRKLRCCSLSAEALCSLRNLLEGSASN, encoded by the exons ATGGTGGCGGAAGCAGAGGTTGTGTGTCAACAAAGCGTGGGGGTGTTGGATGTGAAGTATTTTCTGAATAAAGGAAGCAATATTCATGAGATCGGTGATGCAGATGCTATAACGCCTTCGAATTTTGATCGAGTTCGTGCTTCTGAATCAGTTTCCGCTGAGTTACTTACTACAAAAGAA GATGTTAAGACTGCAGACATAATCTCAGAAGCTGCAGTTCTGCAATTTGTCCCCTGCATCCGTTCCGGTAGTTTTTCCGATATTGGGCCACGTAGATACATGGAAGATGAACATATAAGGATAGATGATTTGACTTCTCATCTAGGATCACTATATAAGTTTCCTAAACCAAGTGCCTTTTACGGG GTGTTTGATGGTCATGGAGGACCTGAAGCAGCAGCTTACATAAGAAAAAATGTTATAAAATTCTTCTTTGAGGATGTCAATTTCCCTCAGACATCTGAAGTTGATAACATATTTTTACAAGAGGTTGAGAATTCCCTCAGAAAGGCTTTTCTTTTGGCGGATTCGGCTATGGCTGATGATTGCAGTGTGAACACTTCTTCAGGGACCACAGCTCTTACTGCTATGATATTTGGAAG ACTTCTAATGGTGGCCAATGCTGGTGACTGTCGAGCAGTTCTCAGTCGTAAAGGAGAGGCCATTGATATGTCTCAAGATCACCGGCCTATTTATCCAATAGAGCGGAGACGAGTTGAAGAATTGGGCGGCTATGTAGAAGATGGTTACCTAAATGGCGTTTTATCAGTTACCAGAGCATTAGGGGACTGGGACATGAAGTTACCTAGGGGTGTTCCCTCGCCTTTGATTGCAGAGCCCGAGTTCCGTCAAATGGTTCTAACAGATGACGACGAATTCCTCATCATAGGATGTGATGGCATCTGGGATGTGATGTCAAGCCAGCATGCCGTTAGCCTGGTACGTAAAGGCTTGAGGAGGCATGATGACCCAGATAAGTGCGCCAGGGATCTAGTTATGGAGGCATTACGCCTCAATACATTCGATAATCTTACAGTGATCATCATATGTCTGTCTTCCATTGACCATGGGGAGTCAGAGCCATCCCCACCTCCCCAACGGAAACTGAGATGCTGCAGCCTCTCTGCAGAGGCTCTTTGTAgcttgagaaatttgttggaaGGAAGTGCTAGCAACTGA
- the LOC127098371 gene encoding uncharacterized protein LOC127098371, translating to MSSIATTTVIGSFSTTPALNRTPRPTFCANFTPRSFLATPLSSNHFFSKLPRTYSKRSPTSRHFKRSSPVMQWQDCTVKKEVDVPVSVAYACYSDREAIPEWMPFISTVKILPDKPDLSRWSLKYKAFGQDIEFSWLARNMQPTPNQKIHWRSLEGLPNRGAVRFFPKGPSSCVVELTVSYEVPQLLSPVASALQPFLESLLQRGLERFANFAKSYK from the exons ATGTCTTCAATTGCAACCACAACGGTCATAGGCTCCTTTTCAACAACTCCAGCTTTGAATCGCACTCCTAGACCCACATTTTGCGCCAATTTTACTCCCAGAAGCTTCCTCGCAACTCCACTCTCTTCCAATCACTTCTTCTCCAAACTTCCCCGCACTTATTCTAAGCGATCCCCAACTTCCCGTCACTTCAAGCGTTCTTCTCCTGTCATGCAGTGGCAGGATTGCAC GGTTAAGAAGGAGGTTGATGTGCCAGTCTCTGTGGCTTATGCTTGTTATTCTGATCGTGAAGCCATCCCAGAATGGATGCCCTTTATTTCCACTGTTAAG ATATTGCCGGACAAACCTGACCTGTCGCGATGGTCCTTGAAGTATAAGGCATTTGGTCAAGATATTGAGTTCTCTTGGCTTGCTCGTAATA TGCAGCCCACTCCAAATCAGAAAATTCATTGGCGATCTCTGGAAGGTCTCCCCAACAG AGGCGCGGTACGATTCTTTCCAAAAGGTCCCTCTTCATGCGTAGTAGAA CTGACAGTTTCATATGAGGTTCCTCAACTTTTATCTCCAGTGGCATCC GCACTGCAACCTTTTCTTGAAAGTTTACTTCAACGTGGCCTGGAAAGATTTGCTAATTTCGCAAAAAGCTACAAATGA